The proteins below are encoded in one region of Micromonospora pisi:
- a CDS encoding Gfo/Idh/MocA family protein — MARTTIGIVLNGVTGRMGYRQHLVRSLLAIREQGGLPLRDGTRLWPELVLVGRSETKLREIADRHGLTEWTTDLNAGLARPDVQIYFDSQVTAQREKALRLAIEAGKHIYTEKPTAEDLSGAVELARLADAAGIKHGVVQDKLFLPGLRKLDRLVRGGFFGRILSIRGEFGYWVFEGDWQPAQRPSWNYRAADGGGIVVDMFPHWHYVLEQIFGQVNAVTAHVSTLIPTRWDEAGEPYEATADDAAYGIFEIDRAGQSSPIVAQINSSWGVRVYRDELVEFQVDGTEGSAVAGLRNCRIQHRSTTPKPVWNPDLPATEDFRSQWQVVPDNEEFDNGFKAQWELFLRHVVEDEPYSWDLWAGARGVQLAELGLRSAREGRRIEIPELQAEPSK, encoded by the coding sequence ATGGCCCGTACCACTATCGGGATCGTGCTCAACGGCGTGACCGGCCGGATGGGCTACCGCCAGCACCTCGTCCGTTCGCTGCTCGCGATCCGCGAACAGGGCGGCCTGCCACTGCGCGACGGCACCCGGCTCTGGCCGGAACTGGTGCTGGTCGGCCGCAGCGAGACCAAACTCCGCGAGATCGCCGACCGGCACGGCCTGACCGAGTGGACCACGGACCTGAACGCGGGACTGGCCCGCCCCGACGTCCAGATCTACTTCGACTCCCAGGTCACCGCGCAACGGGAGAAGGCGCTGCGGCTGGCGATCGAGGCCGGCAAGCACATCTACACCGAGAAGCCGACCGCCGAGGACCTCTCCGGCGCGGTCGAACTGGCCCGGCTCGCCGACGCCGCCGGCATCAAGCACGGCGTCGTACAGGACAAGCTCTTCCTGCCCGGTCTGCGCAAGCTCGACCGGCTGGTCCGGGGCGGCTTCTTCGGCCGGATCCTCTCCATCCGTGGCGAGTTCGGCTACTGGGTCTTCGAAGGCGACTGGCAGCCGGCGCAGCGTCCGTCCTGGAACTACCGGGCGGCCGACGGCGGCGGCATCGTGGTGGACATGTTCCCGCACTGGCACTACGTGCTGGAGCAGATCTTCGGCCAGGTGAACGCCGTGACGGCACACGTCAGCACGCTCATCCCGACCCGCTGGGACGAGGCCGGCGAGCCGTACGAGGCGACCGCCGACGACGCCGCGTACGGCATCTTCGAAATCGACCGGGCCGGCCAGTCCAGCCCGATCGTGGCCCAGATCAACTCATCCTGGGGGGTTCGGGTCTACCGCGACGAACTGGTCGAGTTCCAGGTCGACGGCACCGAGGGCAGCGCCGTCGCCGGGCTGCGCAACTGCCGCATCCAGCACCGGTCGACCACGCCGAAGCCGGTGTGGAACCCCGACCTGCCGGCGACCGAGGACTTCCGGTCACAGTGGCAGGTGGTGCCGGACAACGAGGAGTTCGACAACGGCTTCAAGGCACAGTGGGAGCTGTTCCTGCGGCACGTCGTGGAGGACGAGCCGTACAGCTGGGACCTCTGGGCCGGTGCGCGCGGCGTCCAACTCGCCGAGCTGGGGCTCCGCTCCGCCCGCGAGGGCCGGCGGATCGAGATCCCCGAACTGCAAGCCGAGCCGTCGAAGTGA
- a CDS encoding PH domain-containing protein — MGNPSGPPPDPDDAERWRRERDTEPIPRARPDGPEDASPYPGAPSYPDGPPYPDGAGYDDESRSGRSWERDPEAEYRPPEISEEELAGLRVDASGMPLGPRRVLPLEDEPTALVARYLFPTERYRGEWKRHKVYLATPILIGLAATFVLGYLSGFLAGQQIAGLTTVAVLIWLGVMGYVAWKVADWFFDRFILTNKRVMVVNGIITRRVAMMPLARVTDMKYEQSPLGRTLNYGTFVLESAGQDQALREVKYLPNPNELYLRVVEEMYEPQAVEARLGKEADEAKADDGA, encoded by the coding sequence ATGGGCAATCCGTCCGGGCCACCCCCTGATCCTGACGACGCCGAGCGCTGGCGTCGGGAGCGGGACACCGAGCCGATACCTCGGGCCCGCCCCGACGGCCCCGAAGACGCCTCTCCCTATCCCGGTGCACCGTCCTATCCGGACGGGCCGCCCTACCCGGACGGCGCCGGTTACGACGACGAGTCCCGTTCCGGCCGGAGCTGGGAGCGGGACCCGGAGGCGGAGTACCGGCCACCGGAGATCTCCGAGGAGGAGCTCGCCGGTCTGCGGGTCGACGCGTCGGGCATGCCGCTCGGGCCGCGTCGGGTGCTGCCGCTGGAGGACGAGCCGACCGCCCTGGTGGCGCGTTATCTCTTCCCCACCGAGCGGTACCGGGGCGAGTGGAAGCGGCACAAGGTCTACCTGGCCACCCCGATCCTGATCGGGCTTGCCGCCACCTTCGTGCTCGGCTACCTCTCCGGCTTCCTCGCCGGGCAGCAGATCGCCGGGCTCACCACCGTGGCGGTCCTGATCTGGCTCGGCGTGATGGGTTATGTGGCGTGGAAGGTCGCGGACTGGTTCTTCGACCGGTTCATCCTGACCAACAAGCGGGTGATGGTGGTCAACGGCATCATCACCCGGCGGGTCGCGATGATGCCGCTGGCCCGGGTCACCGACATGAAGTACGAGCAGTCCCCGCTCGGCAGGACGCTCAACTACGGCACCTTCGTGCTGGAGTCGGCCGGTCAGGACCAGGCACTGCGTGAGGTCAAGTACCTCCCCAACCCGAACGAGCTCTACCTGCGCGTGGTTGAGGAGATGTACGAGCCGCAGGCAGTCGAGGCGCGGCTCGGCAAGGAAGCCGACGAGGCCAAGGCTGACGACGGAGCGTAA
- a CDS encoding TrmH family RNA methyltransferase: MGGADEEVGVGPWPGEFPTDPHYDPELLAHGDRRNVVDRYRYWRQEAVVADLDQRRHSFHVAIENWQHDFNIGTVVRNANAFLAAEVHVVGRRRWNRRGAMVTDRYQHVRHHETIEGFVGWARQADLVVIGIDNLPGARPLETVTLPARCVLLFGQEGPGLSDPARAACDQLFSIAQYGSTRSINAGVASGIAMHAWIREHAGPPPG, encoded by the coding sequence GTGGGGGGCGCGGACGAGGAGGTCGGGGTCGGCCCCTGGCCTGGAGAGTTCCCCACGGACCCGCACTACGACCCGGAACTGCTCGCGCACGGCGACCGGCGCAACGTGGTGGACCGCTACCGGTACTGGCGACAGGAGGCCGTCGTCGCCGACCTGGACCAGCGCCGGCACTCGTTCCACGTGGCGATCGAGAACTGGCAGCACGACTTCAACATCGGCACGGTGGTCCGGAACGCGAACGCCTTCCTCGCCGCCGAGGTGCACGTGGTCGGACGGCGGCGGTGGAACCGGCGCGGCGCCATGGTGACCGACCGGTACCAGCACGTACGCCACCACGAGACGATCGAGGGCTTCGTCGGCTGGGCCCGCCAGGCCGATCTCGTGGTCATCGGGATCGACAACCTGCCCGGAGCCCGCCCGCTCGAAACGGTCACGCTCCCGGCGCGGTGCGTACTGCTCTTCGGTCAGGAGGGGCCGGGCTTGTCCGATCCGGCCCGTGCCGCCTGCGACCAACTCTTCTCCATCGCCCAGTACGGCTCGACCCGCTCGATCAACGCGGGGGTGGCCAGCGGCATCGCCATGCACGCCTGGATCCGGGAGCATGCCGGTCCGCCACCCGGATAA
- a CDS encoding CoA-binding protein: MRDARQILVDAKVIAVVGAARDPRKAAHQVPLQMQGYGWRIIPVNPVADELFGEKVYRSLADIPHPVDLVDIFRPARDAVEVVRAAIAIGAPAVWLQLGIVSAEARKLAEEAGIDYVEDRCLVIERANGNLSQLP; this comes from the coding sequence GTGCGAGATGCCCGACAGATCCTGGTGGACGCCAAGGTGATCGCCGTGGTCGGCGCCGCCCGCGATCCACGGAAGGCGGCCCACCAGGTGCCACTCCAGATGCAGGGGTACGGCTGGCGGATCATTCCGGTCAACCCGGTCGCCGACGAGCTCTTCGGTGAGAAGGTCTACCGGTCGCTGGCCGACATTCCGCATCCGGTCGACCTGGTCGACATCTTCCGCCCCGCCCGGGACGCGGTCGAGGTGGTCCGGGCGGCGATCGCGATCGGCGCCCCGGCGGTCTGGTTGCAGCTCGGCATCGTGTCGGCCGAGGCGCGGAAACTGGCCGAGGAGGCCGGCATCGACTACGTCGAGGACCGCTGCCTGGTGATCGAACGGGCGAACGGCAACCTGAGTCAGCTCCCCTGA
- a CDS encoding SigE family RNA polymerase sigma factor, with the protein MAARENLEEEFREFVAARSAALLRTAYLLAGDWATAEDLLQTALTKTYLAWKRLGEIEAVEPYARRVLVNTATSWWRRRWHGERPTEVLPERPAPDQIEEQLERDALWRHLRTLPARQRAVLVLRFYEDMTEAQTAAMLNISPGTVKSQTFRALNTLRRRLGAEPGTEAELVARTDGAAAPAGPRTSPPATARPTGAGLPGGEPSPRPAGARAPVPAPAPRRVPAAPRATPARLPVTTVPAVAPAVRSTGAEG; encoded by the coding sequence GTGGCGGCCAGGGAAAACCTGGAAGAGGAGTTCCGCGAGTTCGTCGCGGCCCGCTCCGCCGCGCTGCTGCGTACCGCCTATCTGCTCGCCGGAGACTGGGCGACGGCCGAGGACCTGCTCCAGACCGCGCTGACCAAGACGTACCTGGCCTGGAAGCGCCTCGGTGAGATCGAGGCGGTCGAGCCGTACGCCCGACGGGTGCTGGTCAACACCGCGACCAGTTGGTGGCGTCGACGCTGGCACGGCGAGCGCCCCACCGAGGTGCTGCCCGAACGGCCGGCCCCGGACCAGATCGAGGAGCAACTGGAGCGGGACGCGCTCTGGCGGCATCTCCGGACGCTACCGGCACGGCAACGCGCCGTCCTGGTGCTCCGGTTCTACGAGGACATGACCGAAGCCCAGACCGCTGCGATGCTCAACATTTCGCCCGGCACCGTCAAGAGTCAGACCTTCCGGGCACTCAACACGCTGCGCCGCCGGCTCGGCGCGGAGCCCGGCACCGAGGCGGAGCTGGTCGCGCGTACCGACGGCGCAGCGGCGCCGGCCGGCCCGAGGACCAGCCCGCCCGCCACGGCCCGCCCGACCGGCGCCGGACTGCCGGGCGGCGAGCCTTCCCCCCGACCGGCCGGGGCCCGCGCCCCCGTACCGGCACCGGCACCCCGTCGGGTCCCGGCCGCGCCGCGCGCCACGCCGGCCCGGCTGCCGGTGACCACGGTCCCCGCCGTGGCGCCCGCCGTCCGGTCGACCGGGGCCGAAGGTTGA
- a CDS encoding thiol-disulfide oxidoreductase DCC family protein yields the protein MDRPIFVYDGDCAFCTTCAEFVGRRIPTRARVVPWQFTDIDALGLTVAECDAAVQWVGTDGTRAAGPDAIARLLGDSRPVWRVLGRVLRLPPVRALAWPTYRWVARNRHRMPGGTAACSLPQAVREQRYGPTPR from the coding sequence ATGGACCGGCCCATCTTCGTGTACGACGGCGACTGTGCGTTCTGCACCACCTGCGCGGAGTTCGTCGGTCGGCGTATCCCGACCCGGGCGCGGGTGGTGCCCTGGCAGTTCACCGACATCGACGCACTCGGCCTGACCGTGGCGGAGTGCGACGCCGCCGTGCAGTGGGTCGGTACGGACGGCACCCGGGCGGCGGGCCCGGACGCGATCGCCCGGCTGCTCGGTGACAGCCGGCCGGTGTGGCGGGTGCTCGGTCGGGTGCTCCGGTTGCCTCCGGTCCGGGCGCTCGCCTGGCCGACGTACCGCTGGGTGGCCCGCAACCGGCACCGCATGCCGGGTGGCACGGCCGCCTGCTCGCTGCCCCAGGCGGTTCGTGAGCAGCGTTACGGACCCACCCCGAGGTGA
- the trxA gene encoding thioredoxin, producing the protein MATVELTSANFDEVTSSEGTVLVDFWADWCGPCKRFAPVYEKLSEQHPEIVFGKVDTEAQQDIAAKFEIRSIPTIMAVRDGVIVFSQPGALPESALQSLIDQVQQLDMDDVRKQLASHSHEH; encoded by the coding sequence ATGGCTACCGTTGAGCTGACTTCAGCCAACTTCGACGAGGTGACGAGTTCGGAGGGCACCGTTCTGGTGGACTTCTGGGCGGACTGGTGTGGCCCCTGTAAGCGGTTCGCCCCCGTCTACGAGAAGCTGTCCGAGCAGCACCCGGAGATCGTCTTCGGCAAGGTCGACACCGAGGCCCAGCAGGACATCGCCGCGAAGTTCGAGATCCGCTCGATCCCGACCATCATGGCCGTCCGCGACGGCGTGATCGTCTTCTCGCAGCCCGGCGCGCTCCCGGAGAGCGCCCTCCAGTCCCTGATCGACCAGGTCCAGCAGCTCGACATGGATGACGTGCGCAAGCAGCTCGCCAGCCACTCGCACGAGCACTGA
- a CDS encoding LacI family DNA-binding transcriptional regulator, with protein MATLADVARRAGVSPATASRIINGSAKPVTDALRERVLAAVEELQYVPNAHAQLLARNHRSAVGVIVHDVSDPYFAEITRGLQRVATEHGRLVIICNTYRDPDKELEYVELLRAHQAAAIILAGSGHHNETFTHTLDAKLRVYQATGGHIAVIGRHEHTGHAVIPANETGGYLIGTELYALGHTHLGVIAGPKHLTTTTDRLTGLRHAARDHGHKLPTRHIAYANFDRDSGATATAHLLDTQPHLTAIAALNDTMAIGALALLRTRGIKVPEQISVTGFDDMPIARDVTPTLTTVRLPLADMGARAMTLALQEPDPANHHQVEHVPAELIRRESTAPPAR; from the coding sequence ATGGCCACCTTGGCAGATGTGGCGCGCCGGGCGGGAGTCTCCCCCGCGACCGCGTCCCGAATCATCAACGGCAGCGCGAAGCCGGTGACCGACGCGTTGCGGGAGCGGGTGTTGGCGGCGGTCGAGGAACTCCAGTACGTCCCGAACGCCCACGCCCAACTACTCGCCCGCAACCACCGCTCCGCCGTCGGCGTCATCGTCCACGACGTCTCCGACCCCTACTTCGCCGAAATCACCCGCGGCCTGCAACGCGTCGCCACCGAACACGGCCGACTCGTCATCATCTGCAACACCTACCGCGACCCCGACAAAGAACTCGAATACGTCGAACTCCTCCGCGCCCACCAAGCCGCCGCCATCATCCTCGCCGGCAGCGGCCACCACAACGAAACCTTCACCCACACCCTCGACGCCAAACTCCGCGTCTACCAAGCCACCGGCGGCCACATCGCCGTCATCGGCCGCCACGAACACACCGGCCACGCCGTCATCCCCGCCAACGAAACCGGCGGCTACCTCATCGGCACCGAACTCTACGCACTCGGCCACACCCACCTCGGCGTCATCGCCGGCCCCAAACACCTCACCACCACCACCGACCGCCTCACCGGCCTACGCCACGCCGCCCGCGACCACGGCCACAAACTCCCCACCCGCCACATCGCCTACGCCAACTTCGACCGCGACAGCGGCGCCACCGCCACCGCCCACCTCCTCGACACCCAACCCCACCTCACCGCCATCGCCGCCCTCAACGACACCATGGCCATCGGCGCCCTCGCCCTGCTGCGCACCCGAGGCATCAAAGTCCCCGAACAGATCAGCGTCACCGGCTTCGACGACATGCCCATCGCCCGCGACGTCACCCCCACCCTCACCACCGTCCGCCTCCCCCTCGCCGACATGGGCGCCCGCGCCATGACCCTCGCCCTCCAGGAGCCCGACCCGGCCAACCACCACCAGGTCGAGCACGTGCCGGCGGAACTCATCCGCAGGGAGAGCACCGCGCCACCCGCGCGGTAG
- a CDS encoding dihydrodipicolinate synthase family protein, which produces MSDSVLLPGGRFTFTGAGREFVAPGPRFTARVAYAAAHVVADPTAENGPGAPAELDWSATLAFRHHLWSHGFGVAEAMDTAQRGMGLDYQTTRELIRRSAAEARAVGGRIVAGVATDQLPDGPVHLDDVRKAYAEQLDHVQAAGARPVLMCSRQLAATAQGPDDYLSVYDELLRQADAPVVLHWLGAMFDPALTGYWGSSDPAAATETVLELIAAHADRIDGIKVSLLDADFEVALRRRLPAGVRLYTGDDFNYPSLIQGDTSATSPGADYSDALLGVFAAIAPVAAAALRALDQGDLDGYHRLFAPTVPLARHIFGTPTYYYKTGIVFLAWLAGHQEHFTMVGGLHSGRSPRHLIELFRLADAAGLLPDAGLAAHRARAWLTTVGVPQ; this is translated from the coding sequence GTGAGCGACTCGGTCCTGCTGCCCGGCGGCCGGTTCACCTTCACCGGCGCCGGGCGGGAGTTCGTCGCGCCCGGCCCACGCTTCACCGCACGGGTCGCGTACGCGGCCGCGCACGTGGTGGCCGACCCGACCGCCGAGAACGGCCCCGGCGCCCCCGCCGAACTCGACTGGTCCGCCACCCTGGCCTTCCGGCACCACCTCTGGTCGCACGGTTTCGGCGTGGCCGAGGCGATGGACACCGCACAGCGGGGGATGGGGCTGGACTACCAGACCACCCGTGAGCTGATCCGGCGCAGTGCCGCCGAGGCCCGCGCGGTCGGTGGCCGGATCGTCGCGGGAGTCGCCACCGACCAGCTGCCCGACGGTCCGGTGCACCTGGACGACGTACGCAAGGCGTACGCCGAGCAGCTGGACCACGTCCAGGCCGCCGGCGCGCGACCGGTGCTGATGTGCAGTCGTCAGCTCGCCGCCACCGCACAGGGGCCGGACGACTACCTCAGCGTCTACGACGAGCTGCTGCGGCAGGCGGACGCCCCGGTCGTCCTGCACTGGCTCGGTGCCATGTTCGACCCGGCGCTGACCGGTTACTGGGGCAGCTCCGATCCGGCGGCGGCGACCGAGACCGTGCTGGAGCTGATCGCCGCGCACGCGGACCGGATCGACGGGATCAAGGTCTCGCTGCTGGACGCCGACTTCGAGGTGGCGTTGCGTCGTCGGCTGCCGGCCGGGGTCCGGCTCTACACCGGCGACGACTTCAACTACCCGAGTCTGATCCAGGGCGACACCTCCGCCACCAGTCCCGGAGCCGACTACTCGGACGCCCTGCTGGGGGTCTTCGCGGCGATCGCCCCGGTCGCCGCCGCCGCGCTGCGCGCGCTGGACCAGGGTGATCTTGACGGTTACCACCGGCTCTTCGCGCCGACGGTGCCGCTGGCCCGGCACATATTCGGTACGCCGACCTACTACTACAAGACCGGAATCGTCTTCCTGGCCTGGCTCGCCGGCCACCAGGAGCACTTCACCATGGTCGGTGGGCTCCACTCCGGACGGTCTCCCCGGCACCTGATCGAACTCTTCCGGCTCGCCGACGCCGCCGGCCTGCTGCCCGACGCCGGCCTTGCCGCCCACCGGGCAAGGGCCTGGCTGACCACCGTGGGGGTGCCCCAGTGA
- a CDS encoding PHP domain-containing protein — translation MPSVPNPLPVPGPDTRIDLHAHSTASDGTLSPVELVRSAAEAGLDVVAITDHDTTAGWAPAVAALPPGLTLVRGAELSCRWYGVQPSIALHLLAYLFDPEAPELVSELARIRAAREVRAERIVDSLRADGIDVDWADIQARAAGGTVGRPHIAQALIRAGLVRTTNEAFEPRWLGWRYHAPKEDLDVFHAIRLVREAGGVPVFAHPRASRRGPVVPDALIVEMAAAGLAGLEADHEDHSPAEREHVRRLAAELGLTVTGSSDFHGEHKTVRLGAFTTSVASYERIVAAATGVPPVVAP, via the coding sequence ATCCCGTCCGTACCGAACCCGCTGCCCGTTCCCGGTCCGGACACCCGGATCGACCTGCACGCCCACTCGACCGCCAGTGACGGCACGCTCAGTCCGGTCGAACTCGTGCGGTCGGCCGCCGAGGCCGGTCTCGACGTGGTGGCGATCACAGATCACGACACCACCGCCGGCTGGGCGCCCGCGGTCGCGGCACTGCCACCCGGACTGACCCTGGTACGCGGCGCGGAACTCTCCTGCCGCTGGTACGGCGTCCAGCCGTCGATCGCCCTGCACCTGCTCGCCTACCTGTTCGACCCGGAGGCGCCGGAACTGGTCAGCGAGCTGGCCCGGATCCGGGCCGCCCGCGAGGTTCGGGCCGAACGGATCGTGGACTCGTTGCGCGCCGACGGGATCGACGTGGACTGGGCCGACATCCAGGCGCGGGCGGCCGGCGGCACGGTCGGTCGACCGCACATCGCGCAGGCGCTGATCCGGGCCGGACTGGTGCGTACCACCAACGAGGCGTTCGAGCCGAGGTGGCTCGGCTGGCGGTACCACGCGCCAAAGGAGGACCTGGACGTCTTCCACGCGATCCGGCTGGTCCGCGAGGCGGGCGGGGTGCCGGTCTTCGCCCACCCCCGGGCGAGCCGACGTGGGCCGGTGGTCCCCGACGCGTTGATCGTCGAGATGGCCGCCGCCGGACTCGCCGGGCTGGAGGCCGACCACGAGGACCACTCACCGGCCGAACGGGAGCACGTCCGGCGGCTCGCCGCCGAGCTCGGACTGACGGTGACCGGTTCGTCGGACTTCCATGGCGAGCACAAGACCGTACGACTGGGCGCCTTCACCACCTCGGTCGCGTCGTACGAGCGGATCGTGGCGGCGGCGACGGGCGTACCGCCGGTCGTCGCGCCCTGA
- a CDS encoding Rv2578c family radical SAM protein: protein MRWENLSFAAVGAGAAEASAPAAPPLPLALPDAVARTFDTPGFAGMTFYEVRAKSIINRVPGASRVPFEWTINPYRGCSHSCVYCFARNTHTYLDLDAGQDFDRRVVVKVNAGELVRRELAAPKWRGDHVAMGTNVDCYQRAEGKYQLMPQILAALRDFANPFSILTKGTLLLRDLPLLRQAAAVTRVGISYSVGFVHEELWRSVEPGTPSPRRRLDAIRQLTDAGFRVGVLMAPILPGLTDTDDSIEATVSALAAAGAASVTPIPLHLRPGARQWYASWLAREHPALLPRYRELYGNGSYLPQSYQREIVARVRMAARRHGLLRSEPGDTRQVPTAAVPAPAEQLTLL, encoded by the coding sequence ATGCGCTGGGAAAACCTTTCCTTCGCCGCGGTCGGGGCCGGGGCGGCCGAAGCGTCAGCGCCGGCGGCACCACCCTTGCCGCTGGCACTGCCCGACGCGGTCGCCCGGACCTTCGACACCCCCGGCTTCGCCGGGATGACCTTCTACGAGGTGCGCGCGAAGTCGATCATCAATCGGGTTCCCGGCGCCTCCCGCGTGCCGTTCGAGTGGACGATCAACCCGTACCGGGGCTGCTCACACAGTTGCGTCTACTGCTTCGCCCGGAACACCCACACCTATCTCGACCTCGACGCGGGGCAGGACTTCGACCGCAGGGTGGTCGTGAAGGTCAACGCCGGTGAACTGGTCCGGCGCGAGCTGGCCGCGCCGAAGTGGCGCGGCGACCACGTGGCGATGGGCACCAACGTCGACTGCTACCAGCGGGCCGAGGGCAAGTACCAGCTGATGCCGCAGATCCTGGCCGCGCTGCGCGACTTCGCCAACCCGTTCTCGATCCTCACCAAGGGCACCCTGCTGCTGCGGGACCTGCCCCTGCTGCGGCAGGCCGCTGCGGTGACCCGGGTCGGCATCTCGTACTCGGTGGGATTCGTCCACGAGGAGCTGTGGCGCTCGGTCGAGCCGGGAACCCCCAGCCCACGGCGCCGGTTGGACGCGATCAGACAACTGACCGACGCCGGCTTCCGGGTCGGCGTGCTGATGGCCCCGATCCTGCCCGGCCTCACCGACACCGACGACTCGATCGAGGCGACCGTCTCCGCGCTCGCCGCCGCCGGAGCGGCGAGCGTGACGCCGATCCCGCTGCATCTGCGTCCCGGTGCCCGCCAGTGGTACGCGAGCTGGCTGGCCCGGGAGCATCCGGCCCTGCTGCCCCGCTACCGCGAGCTGTACGGCAACGGCTCCTACCTGCCCCAGAGCTACCAGCGGGAGATCGTCGCCCGGGTCCGGATGGCGGCCCGCCGGCACGGTCTGCTCCGCTCCGAACCGGGCGATACCCGACAGGTGCCGACGGCGGCGGTGCCCGCTCCGGCCGAACAGCTCACCCTGCTCTGA
- a CDS encoding DUF6758 family protein: MHSEWRCPDCGPVPPLRVAERVGPGMLEVATALINDPPQPAAGSAMPLWCLWPLPPGWVMTGAAWAGDDRTGVRATAVACSGPAPLGGGPADLILVAEEPGVGLGTRFAGIPGPDPGALLADVMTVELPGHAENPAHAKVRAAGHPTPLWSVKSPTDRSAYVGEARGRWLYAITWPSSAGYLLAEDVVLHDLTEWLPPELVYGAPSPYLHGLV, translated from the coding sequence ATGCACTCCGAATGGCGGTGCCCGGACTGTGGCCCGGTGCCACCGCTGCGCGTGGCGGAGCGGGTCGGGCCGGGAATGCTGGAGGTCGCCACCGCGCTGATCAACGACCCGCCGCAGCCGGCCGCCGGCTCGGCGATGCCGCTCTGGTGTCTCTGGCCGCTGCCACCCGGATGGGTGATGACCGGCGCGGCCTGGGCGGGCGACGATCGTACGGGTGTGCGAGCCACCGCCGTGGCGTGCAGCGGCCCGGCGCCGCTCGGCGGCGGACCCGCCGACCTCATCCTGGTCGCCGAGGAGCCCGGCGTCGGTCTCGGCACCCGGTTCGCCGGCATCCCCGGTCCGGACCCCGGCGCGCTACTCGCCGACGTGATGACCGTTGAGCTGCCCGGACACGCCGAGAACCCGGCACACGCCAAGGTCAGGGCGGCTGGTCACCCCACTCCACTTTGGTCGGTCAAATCCCCGACAGACCGCAGCGCGTACGTCGGCGAAGCTCGGGGACGGTGGTTATATGCGATAACCTGGCCGTCGAGCGCGGGCTACCTCCTCGCGGAAGATGTCGTGCTACACGACTTGACCGAGTGGTTGCCGCCCGAGCTGGTGTACGGAGCGCCGTCGCCGTACCTGCACGGTCTGGTCTGA
- a CDS encoding sugar phosphate isomerase/epimerase family protein has product MNRFSLNQATTKYWPIPELVAGCVDAGVTQVGLWREETRDYGVEKTAALVREAGLAVTSLCRGGFFHTPDWYDENRRAIDEAATLGAPVLVLVSGGLPPGSRDLDAARARVTESIGALVPYALAAGVRLAIEPLHPMFCSDRCVVASLGQALDLAAPHPVEAVGVVVDTYHVWWDDQVWAQIERAGRERRIACFQVADWVTPLPEGVLLGRGLPGEGCVELRRFREAVDATGFTGPIEVEVFHADVWARPGREVLDATLAGYRTHVL; this is encoded by the coding sequence GTGAACCGCTTCTCGCTGAACCAGGCGACCACGAAGTACTGGCCGATCCCGGAACTGGTCGCGGGCTGTGTCGACGCCGGGGTGACCCAGGTGGGCCTCTGGCGTGAGGAGACCCGGGACTACGGCGTGGAGAAGACCGCCGCGCTGGTCCGGGAGGCCGGGCTCGCGGTGACCTCACTGTGCCGTGGTGGTTTCTTCCACACCCCGGACTGGTACGACGAGAACCGGCGCGCGATCGACGAGGCGGCGACGCTCGGCGCCCCGGTGCTGGTGCTGGTCTCCGGCGGCCTGCCGCCGGGCAGCCGGGACCTGGACGCCGCCCGTGCGCGCGTGACCGAGTCGATCGGCGCGCTGGTGCCGTACGCGCTCGCCGCCGGGGTCCGGTTGGCGATCGAGCCGCTGCACCCGATGTTCTGCTCCGACCGCTGCGTGGTCGCCAGTCTGGGGCAGGCGCTGGACCTGGCCGCGCCGCATCCGGTCGAGGCGGTCGGCGTGGTGGTCGACACGTACCACGTCTGGTGGGACGACCAGGTCTGGGCGCAGATCGAGCGGGCCGGCCGGGAGCGGCGGATCGCCTGTTTCCAGGTCGCCGACTGGGTCACCCCGCTGCCGGAGGGGGTGCTGCTCGGGCGTGGTCTGCCCGGCGAGGGGTGTGTGGAGCTGCGCCGGTTCCGGGAGGCGGTGGACGCGACCGGTTTCACCGGGCCGATCGAGGTCGAGGTCTTCCACGCCGACGTGTGGGCGCGGCCGGGCCGTGAGGTGCTGGACGCGACGCTCGCGGGTTACCGGACCCACGTGTTGTAG